A single genomic interval of Puntigrus tetrazona isolate hp1 chromosome 1, ASM1883169v1, whole genome shotgun sequence harbors:
- the si:dkey-37g12.1 gene encoding atrial natriuretic peptide receptor 1 isoform X2, protein MSEVMKHFERLPGSLLFLMTLVLLGLGDRFTLLISMPNTSIPFRNPDLLQGHHLDYHYVDDECSDVRGPGKIAALYHRHKYSAFIGPSCSNVCAVTAKLAAYWNIAVISPVCADQQFLDKKAYPTLTRVFGPFTKLGAFFVEICKQFGWQRIGIIYENKQSWAIAAEGIRYQAEHNNITVAKYQEIHGSLSQGSLSTWSWVLTEVAQVSRIIVISAQGKVVRSLLIEAQRKGLTDGDFIFFCFEPYKQKLLFGSFDWKQGDGNDSVAKQAYQALFFLSLYKPSDKRYQTFSENVIRRSKTDFGYTYALNEKVSFLAAIAHDSVWLYAQTLNETLAEKENPYDGLAMTRRMWNRTITGIQGDVTIDASGDRELNYMLKQFQGGNNQCQVIANYFGTYKAVQGVQIKWPGGRTTPPKDTPDCGFHGELCINLERKFLIALGIFAGLVAAGTLAICVLYRKFKLQEEASKMLWTVNADDVVMMEDHSSTIPAKSHRSKPIQASLESIICSLQNKPSAHRTAIYKGTICSVCFLNLRSTHLSSELLAELKHCRDSTHYNLCKFIGAALETPQPFILTEYCPKGSLQDILKNESIKLDWTFKYSLMLDIVKGMDYLHHSPLHCHSRLSSSSCVVDSRFVLKVTDFGLNAVRRSDSERSPGFDPWNDLLWRAPELLRESISANGTQKGDIYSFSIIAQEVVYRKGPFYIPNCHLSAREIVERVKARSWSPLRPHIDPSEGVEELEGIIVSCWREKPAERPDFSFLSTAIKKLCPNGGSENILDNLLSRMEQYACNLEEIVSERTAELQEEKKRAEGLLTQMLPRCVAAQLIAGKTVRAETYDCVTIYFSDIEGFTAMSASLTPMQVMKDAENQTASQGVSAPVVNVLNDLYTYFDNIIDNHNVYKVETIGDAYMVVSGLPTRNGDDHAQEIARMSLAVVQGMKSFYSPHVPEQQLRVRIGVHSGPCVAGVVGLKMPRYCLFGDTVNTASRMETYGLPLKIHVSSSTKSLLDTFRTFCCELRGDIHIKGKGWVRTYWLLGEDC, encoded by the exons ATGAGCG AGGTAATGAAGCACTTCGAGAGACTTCCTGGCTCACTGCTCTTTTTGATGACCCTGGTTCTTCTCGGTCTGGGCGATAGATTCACCTTGTTGATCTCCATGCCCAACACCTCCATTCCTTTCAGAAATCCGGACCTCCTGCAAG GTCATCATTTGGATTACCATTACGTGGATGATGAATGCAGTGATGTACGTGGCCCTGGGAAAATTGCGGCACTTTACCATAGACACAAATACAGCGCTTTCATCGGACCGTCTTGCTCAAAT GTCTGCGCAGTGACTGCTAAACTAGCAGCATACTGGAACATTGCTGTCATCAGTCCTGTATGTGCAGATCAACAGTTTCTAGATAAGAAG GCCTATCCGACCTTAACAAGAGTGTTTGGGCCTTTTACTAAACTAGGAGCTTTCTTCGTGGAAATCTGTAAGCAGTTTGGCTGGCAGCGCATCGGTATTATCTATGAGAATAAACAGTCCTGGGCTATTGCCGCTGAGGGGATCAG GTATCAAGCAGAGCACAATAACATCACAGTGGCCAAGTATCAAGAAATCCACGGCTCTCTTTCTCAAGGGTCCTTGTCGACCTGGTCTTGGGTCTTAACTGAGGTGGCACAAGTCTCTCGCA TAATCGTGATATCAGCACAAGGCAAGGTGGTCCGCAGTTTGCTAATTGAAGCTCAAAGGAAAGGCCTCACTGATggagatttcatttttttttgtttcgagCCGTACAAGCAAAAGTTGTTATTTGGCAGTTTTGACTGGAAACAAG GTGATGGAAATGACTCAGTGGCCAAGCAGGCTTATCAGGCTCTGTTTTTCCTGTCTCTGTATAAACCCAGTGATAAACGTTATCAGACCTTCTCAGAGAATGTCATCAGAAGATCCAAAACAGACTTTGGCTATACATATGCTCTTAATGAAAag GTGTCATTCCTAGCAGCCATAGCCCATGATAGTGTCTGGCTGTATGCCCAGACATTGAACGAAACTttggcagaaaaagaaaacccaTATGATGGCTTAGCCATGACTAGACGAATGTGGAACAGAACCATTACAG GTATTCAAGGAGATGTAACTATTGATGCAAGTGGAGACCGTGAGTTAAATTACATGCTGAAACAATTCCAAGGCGGTAATAACCAGTGTCAG GTCATTGCAAACTATTTTGGGACTTATAAGGCAGTACAAGGGGTCCAAATCAAGTGGCCTGGAGGACGGACAACTCCTCCCAAAGACACTCCAGATTGTGGCTTTCATGGAGAACTCTGCATTAATCTAG AGAGAAAATTCTTGATTGCTTTGGGGATTTTTGCTGGCTTGGTGGCAGCGGGGACCCTTGCAATCTGTGTTTTATACAG GAAGTTCAAACTCCAGGAGGAAGCTTCCAAGATGCTGTGGACAGTCAATGCTGATGATGTTGTAATGATGGAGGATCACTCCTCAACCATACCAGCAAAG TCCCACAGATCCAAACCCATCCAGGCTTCTCTGGAGTCTATCAtttgcagcctgcaaaacaagCCATCAGCACATAGAACCGCAATCTATAAA GGGACGATTTGTTCTGTTTGCTTTCTGAATTTAAGAAGCACTCATCTGAGCAGCGAGCTGCTGGCGGAACTCAAACAT TGCAGAGACTCGACCCACTATAATCTTTGCAAATTTATTGGAGCAGCCCTGGAGACCCCTCAACCCTTCATTCTTACAGAATACTGCCCTAAAGGAAGCCTGCAG gacattttgaagaatgaatCTATTAAGCTGGACTGGACTTTCAAGTACTCCCTCATGCTAGACATTGTAAAG GGCATGGACTATTTGCACCACAGTCCTCTGCACTGTCACAGTCGCCTCTCGTCATCGAGCTGTGTCGTGGACAGCCGCTTTGTCCTGAAGGTCACTGATTTTGGACTTAACGCAGTCAGGCGTTCAGACTCAGAGAGGAGCCCTGGATTTGACCCCTGGAATG atcTGCTGTGGAGGGCACCAGAGCTGCTGAGAGAGTCCATTTCAGCTAATGGTACTCAAAAAGGGGACATCTACAGTTTTTCCATTATCGCTCAGGAGGTAGTATATCGTAAAGGGCCTTTCTACATCCCCAACTGTCACTTGAGTGCTAGAG AGATTGTGGAGAGGGTCAAGGCGAGAAGCTGGAGCCCACTGAGGCCTCACATTGACCCATCGGAGGGTGTAGAGGAACTGGAGGGAATCATAGTCAGCTGCTGGAGAGAGAAACCTGCAGAGAGACCAGACTTCTCTTTTCTCAGTACTGCCATCAAGAAACTCTGTCCTAATGG GGGGTCTGAGAACATTCTGGATAACCTGCTGTCTCGTATGGAGCAGTATGCATGTAATCTGGAGGAGATAGTTAGTGAACGTACCGCCGAACTCCAAGAAGAGAAAAAACGCGCAGAGGGACTGCTCACGCAGATGTTGCCAAG aTGTGTAGCTGCTCAGCTCATAGCGGGAAAGACAGTAAGAGCAGAGACCTACGACTGCGTCACCATCTATTTCAGTGATATTGAAGGCTTCACAGCCATGTCAGCATCCCTCACGCCAATGCAGGTGATGAAAGACGCAGAAAATCAAACAGCATCTCAGGGAGTTTCTGCCCCG GTAGTGAACGTGCTGAATGACCTGTACACATACTTCGACAATATCATCGACAACCACAATGTTTATAAG GTAGAAACCATCGGCGATGCTTACATGGTAGTGTCGGGCCTGCCTACAAGAAATGGAGACGACCATGCACAAGAAATAGCAAGAATGTCATTAGCTGTTGTGCAGGGCATGAAGAGCTTTTACAGTCCACACGTACCAGAGCAGCAGCTGAGGGTCCGCATTGGCGTTCATTCAG GGCCTTGTGTCGCGGGGGTTGTGGGTCTGAAAATGCCACGCTACTGTTTATTTGGAGACACTGTGAATACTGCCTCCAGGATGGAGACGTATGGATTGC CACTGAAGATCCATGTGAGCAGTTCCACCAAGTCTCTCCTCGACACTTTCAGGACTTTCTGCTGTGAACTGCGAGGTGACATCCACATAAAG GGAAAGGGCTGGGTGAGGACATACTGGCTTTTGGGAGAGGACTGCTAA
- the si:dkey-37g12.1 gene encoding atrial natriuretic peptide receptor 1 isoform X4: MSEVMKHFERLPGSLLFLMTLVLLGLGDRFTLLISMPNTSIPFRNPDLLQGHHLDYHYVDDECSDVRGPGKIAALYHRHKYSAFIGPSCSNVCAVTAKLAAYWNIAVISPVCADQQFLDKKAYPTLTRVFGPFTKLGAFFVEICKQFGWQRIGIIYENKQSWAIAAEGIRYQAEHNNITVAKYQEIHGSLSQGSLSTWSWVLTEVAQVSRIIVISAQGKVVRSLLIEAQRKGLTDGDFIFFCFEPYKQKLLFGSFDWKQGDGNDSVAKQAYQALFFLSLYKPSDKRYQTFSENVIRRSKTDFGYTYALNEKVSFLAAIAHDSVWLYAQTLNETLAEKENPYDGLAMTRRMWNRTITGIQGDVTIDASGDRELNYMLKQFQGGNNQCQVIANYFGTYKAVQGVQIKWPGGRTTPPKDTPDCGFHGELCINLERKFLIALGIFAGLVAAGTLAICVLYRKFKLQEEASKMLWTVNADDVVMMEDHSSTIPAKSHRSKPIQASLESIICSLQNKPSAHRTAIYKGTICSVCFLNLRSTHLSSELLAELKHCRDSTHYNLCKFIGAALETPQPFILTEYCPKGSLQDILKNESIKLDWTFKYSLMLDIVKGMDYLHHSPLHCHSRLSSSSCVVDSRFVLKVTDFGLNAVRRSDSERSPGFDPWNDLLWRAPELLRESISANGTQKGDIYSFSIIAQEVVYRKGPFYIPNCHLSAREIVERVKARSWSPLRPHIDPSEGVEELEGIIVSCWREKPAERPDFSFLSTAIKKLCPNGGSENILDNLLSRMEQYACNLEEIVSERTAELQEEKKRAEGLLTQMLPRCVAAQLIAGKTVRAETYDCVTIYFSDIEGFTAMSASLTPMQVVNVLNDLYTYFDNIIDNHNVYKVETIGDAYMVVSGLPTRNGDDHAQEIARMSLAVVQGMKSFYSPHVPEQQLRVRIGVHSGPCVAGVVGLKMPRYCLFGDTVNTASRMETYGLPLKIHVSSSTKSLLDTFRTFCCELRGDIHIKGKGWVRTYWLLGEDC, translated from the exons ATGAGCG AGGTAATGAAGCACTTCGAGAGACTTCCTGGCTCACTGCTCTTTTTGATGACCCTGGTTCTTCTCGGTCTGGGCGATAGATTCACCTTGTTGATCTCCATGCCCAACACCTCCATTCCTTTCAGAAATCCGGACCTCCTGCAAG GTCATCATTTGGATTACCATTACGTGGATGATGAATGCAGTGATGTACGTGGCCCTGGGAAAATTGCGGCACTTTACCATAGACACAAATACAGCGCTTTCATCGGACCGTCTTGCTCAAAT GTCTGCGCAGTGACTGCTAAACTAGCAGCATACTGGAACATTGCTGTCATCAGTCCTGTATGTGCAGATCAACAGTTTCTAGATAAGAAG GCCTATCCGACCTTAACAAGAGTGTTTGGGCCTTTTACTAAACTAGGAGCTTTCTTCGTGGAAATCTGTAAGCAGTTTGGCTGGCAGCGCATCGGTATTATCTATGAGAATAAACAGTCCTGGGCTATTGCCGCTGAGGGGATCAG GTATCAAGCAGAGCACAATAACATCACAGTGGCCAAGTATCAAGAAATCCACGGCTCTCTTTCTCAAGGGTCCTTGTCGACCTGGTCTTGGGTCTTAACTGAGGTGGCACAAGTCTCTCGCA TAATCGTGATATCAGCACAAGGCAAGGTGGTCCGCAGTTTGCTAATTGAAGCTCAAAGGAAAGGCCTCACTGATggagatttcatttttttttgtttcgagCCGTACAAGCAAAAGTTGTTATTTGGCAGTTTTGACTGGAAACAAG GTGATGGAAATGACTCAGTGGCCAAGCAGGCTTATCAGGCTCTGTTTTTCCTGTCTCTGTATAAACCCAGTGATAAACGTTATCAGACCTTCTCAGAGAATGTCATCAGAAGATCCAAAACAGACTTTGGCTATACATATGCTCTTAATGAAAag GTGTCATTCCTAGCAGCCATAGCCCATGATAGTGTCTGGCTGTATGCCCAGACATTGAACGAAACTttggcagaaaaagaaaacccaTATGATGGCTTAGCCATGACTAGACGAATGTGGAACAGAACCATTACAG GTATTCAAGGAGATGTAACTATTGATGCAAGTGGAGACCGTGAGTTAAATTACATGCTGAAACAATTCCAAGGCGGTAATAACCAGTGTCAG GTCATTGCAAACTATTTTGGGACTTATAAGGCAGTACAAGGGGTCCAAATCAAGTGGCCTGGAGGACGGACAACTCCTCCCAAAGACACTCCAGATTGTGGCTTTCATGGAGAACTCTGCATTAATCTAG AGAGAAAATTCTTGATTGCTTTGGGGATTTTTGCTGGCTTGGTGGCAGCGGGGACCCTTGCAATCTGTGTTTTATACAG GAAGTTCAAACTCCAGGAGGAAGCTTCCAAGATGCTGTGGACAGTCAATGCTGATGATGTTGTAATGATGGAGGATCACTCCTCAACCATACCAGCAAAG TCCCACAGATCCAAACCCATCCAGGCTTCTCTGGAGTCTATCAtttgcagcctgcaaaacaagCCATCAGCACATAGAACCGCAATCTATAAA GGGACGATTTGTTCTGTTTGCTTTCTGAATTTAAGAAGCACTCATCTGAGCAGCGAGCTGCTGGCGGAACTCAAACAT TGCAGAGACTCGACCCACTATAATCTTTGCAAATTTATTGGAGCAGCCCTGGAGACCCCTCAACCCTTCATTCTTACAGAATACTGCCCTAAAGGAAGCCTGCAG gacattttgaagaatgaatCTATTAAGCTGGACTGGACTTTCAAGTACTCCCTCATGCTAGACATTGTAAAG GGCATGGACTATTTGCACCACAGTCCTCTGCACTGTCACAGTCGCCTCTCGTCATCGAGCTGTGTCGTGGACAGCCGCTTTGTCCTGAAGGTCACTGATTTTGGACTTAACGCAGTCAGGCGTTCAGACTCAGAGAGGAGCCCTGGATTTGACCCCTGGAATG atcTGCTGTGGAGGGCACCAGAGCTGCTGAGAGAGTCCATTTCAGCTAATGGTACTCAAAAAGGGGACATCTACAGTTTTTCCATTATCGCTCAGGAGGTAGTATATCGTAAAGGGCCTTTCTACATCCCCAACTGTCACTTGAGTGCTAGAG AGATTGTGGAGAGGGTCAAGGCGAGAAGCTGGAGCCCACTGAGGCCTCACATTGACCCATCGGAGGGTGTAGAGGAACTGGAGGGAATCATAGTCAGCTGCTGGAGAGAGAAACCTGCAGAGAGACCAGACTTCTCTTTTCTCAGTACTGCCATCAAGAAACTCTGTCCTAATGG GGGGTCTGAGAACATTCTGGATAACCTGCTGTCTCGTATGGAGCAGTATGCATGTAATCTGGAGGAGATAGTTAGTGAACGTACCGCCGAACTCCAAGAAGAGAAAAAACGCGCAGAGGGACTGCTCACGCAGATGTTGCCAAG aTGTGTAGCTGCTCAGCTCATAGCGGGAAAGACAGTAAGAGCAGAGACCTACGACTGCGTCACCATCTATTTCAGTGATATTGAAGGCTTCACAGCCATGTCAGCATCCCTCACGCCAATGCAG GTAGTGAACGTGCTGAATGACCTGTACACATACTTCGACAATATCATCGACAACCACAATGTTTATAAG GTAGAAACCATCGGCGATGCTTACATGGTAGTGTCGGGCCTGCCTACAAGAAATGGAGACGACCATGCACAAGAAATAGCAAGAATGTCATTAGCTGTTGTGCAGGGCATGAAGAGCTTTTACAGTCCACACGTACCAGAGCAGCAGCTGAGGGTCCGCATTGGCGTTCATTCAG GGCCTTGTGTCGCGGGGGTTGTGGGTCTGAAAATGCCACGCTACTGTTTATTTGGAGACACTGTGAATACTGCCTCCAGGATGGAGACGTATGGATTGC CACTGAAGATCCATGTGAGCAGTTCCACCAAGTCTCTCCTCGACACTTTCAGGACTTTCTGCTGTGAACTGCGAGGTGACATCCACATAAAG GGAAAGGGCTGGGTGAGGACATACTGGCTTTTGGGAGAGGACTGCTAA
- the si:dkey-37g12.1 gene encoding atrial natriuretic peptide receptor 1 isoform X1, which translates to MSEVMKHFERLPGSLLFLMTLVLLGLGDRFTLLISMPNTSIPFRNPDLLQGHHLDYHYVDDECSDVRGPGKIAALYHRHKYSAFIGPSCSNVCAVTAKLAAYWNIAVISPVCADQQFLDKKAYPTLTRVFGPFTKLGAFFVEICKQFGWQRIGIIYENKQSWAIAAEGIRYQAEHNNITVAKYQEIHGSLSQGSLSTWSWVLTEVAQVSRIIVISAQGKVVRSLLIEAQRKGLTDGDFIFFCFEPYKQKLLFGSFDWKQGDGNDSVAKQAYQALFFLSLYKPSDKRYQTFSENVIRRSKTDFGYTYALNEKVSFLAAIAHDSVWLYAQTLNETLAEKENPYDGLAMTRRMWNRTITGIQGDVTIDASGDRELNYMLKQFQGGNNQCQVIANYFGTYKAVQGVQIKWPGGRTTPPKDTPDCGFHGELCINLERKFLIALGIFAGLVAAGTLAICVLYRKFKLQEEASKMLWTVNADDVVMMEDHSSTIPAKSHRSKPIQASLESIICSLQNKPSAHRTAIYKGTICSVCFLNLRSTHLSSELLAELKHCRDSTHYNLCKFIGAALETPQPFILTEYCPKGSLQDILKNESIKLDWTFKYSLMLDIVKGMDYLHHSPLHCHSRLSSSSCVVDSRFVLKVTDFGLNAVRRSDSERSPGFDPWNDLLWRAPELLRESISANGTQKGDIYSFSIIAQEVVYRKGPFYIPNCHLSAREIVERVKARSWSPLRPHIDPSEGVEELEGIIVSCWREKPAERPDFSFLSTAIKKLCPNGGSENILDNLLSRMEQYACNLEEIVSERTAELQEEKKRAEGLLTQMLPRCVAAQLIAGKTVRAETYDCVTIYFSDIEGFTAMSASLTPMQVMKDAENQTASQGVSAPVVNVLNDLYTYFDNIIDNHNVYKVETIGDAYMVVSGLPTRNGDDHAQEIARMSLAVVQGMKSFYSPHVPEQQLRVRIGVHSGPCVAGVVGLKMPRYCLFGDTVNTASRMETYGLPLKIHVSSSTKSLLDTFRTFCCELRGDIHIKDRPLKITSANCDTSIVLQNRSVIK; encoded by the exons ATGAGCG AGGTAATGAAGCACTTCGAGAGACTTCCTGGCTCACTGCTCTTTTTGATGACCCTGGTTCTTCTCGGTCTGGGCGATAGATTCACCTTGTTGATCTCCATGCCCAACACCTCCATTCCTTTCAGAAATCCGGACCTCCTGCAAG GTCATCATTTGGATTACCATTACGTGGATGATGAATGCAGTGATGTACGTGGCCCTGGGAAAATTGCGGCACTTTACCATAGACACAAATACAGCGCTTTCATCGGACCGTCTTGCTCAAAT GTCTGCGCAGTGACTGCTAAACTAGCAGCATACTGGAACATTGCTGTCATCAGTCCTGTATGTGCAGATCAACAGTTTCTAGATAAGAAG GCCTATCCGACCTTAACAAGAGTGTTTGGGCCTTTTACTAAACTAGGAGCTTTCTTCGTGGAAATCTGTAAGCAGTTTGGCTGGCAGCGCATCGGTATTATCTATGAGAATAAACAGTCCTGGGCTATTGCCGCTGAGGGGATCAG GTATCAAGCAGAGCACAATAACATCACAGTGGCCAAGTATCAAGAAATCCACGGCTCTCTTTCTCAAGGGTCCTTGTCGACCTGGTCTTGGGTCTTAACTGAGGTGGCACAAGTCTCTCGCA TAATCGTGATATCAGCACAAGGCAAGGTGGTCCGCAGTTTGCTAATTGAAGCTCAAAGGAAAGGCCTCACTGATggagatttcatttttttttgtttcgagCCGTACAAGCAAAAGTTGTTATTTGGCAGTTTTGACTGGAAACAAG GTGATGGAAATGACTCAGTGGCCAAGCAGGCTTATCAGGCTCTGTTTTTCCTGTCTCTGTATAAACCCAGTGATAAACGTTATCAGACCTTCTCAGAGAATGTCATCAGAAGATCCAAAACAGACTTTGGCTATACATATGCTCTTAATGAAAag GTGTCATTCCTAGCAGCCATAGCCCATGATAGTGTCTGGCTGTATGCCCAGACATTGAACGAAACTttggcagaaaaagaaaacccaTATGATGGCTTAGCCATGACTAGACGAATGTGGAACAGAACCATTACAG GTATTCAAGGAGATGTAACTATTGATGCAAGTGGAGACCGTGAGTTAAATTACATGCTGAAACAATTCCAAGGCGGTAATAACCAGTGTCAG GTCATTGCAAACTATTTTGGGACTTATAAGGCAGTACAAGGGGTCCAAATCAAGTGGCCTGGAGGACGGACAACTCCTCCCAAAGACACTCCAGATTGTGGCTTTCATGGAGAACTCTGCATTAATCTAG AGAGAAAATTCTTGATTGCTTTGGGGATTTTTGCTGGCTTGGTGGCAGCGGGGACCCTTGCAATCTGTGTTTTATACAG GAAGTTCAAACTCCAGGAGGAAGCTTCCAAGATGCTGTGGACAGTCAATGCTGATGATGTTGTAATGATGGAGGATCACTCCTCAACCATACCAGCAAAG TCCCACAGATCCAAACCCATCCAGGCTTCTCTGGAGTCTATCAtttgcagcctgcaaaacaagCCATCAGCACATAGAACCGCAATCTATAAA GGGACGATTTGTTCTGTTTGCTTTCTGAATTTAAGAAGCACTCATCTGAGCAGCGAGCTGCTGGCGGAACTCAAACAT TGCAGAGACTCGACCCACTATAATCTTTGCAAATTTATTGGAGCAGCCCTGGAGACCCCTCAACCCTTCATTCTTACAGAATACTGCCCTAAAGGAAGCCTGCAG gacattttgaagaatgaatCTATTAAGCTGGACTGGACTTTCAAGTACTCCCTCATGCTAGACATTGTAAAG GGCATGGACTATTTGCACCACAGTCCTCTGCACTGTCACAGTCGCCTCTCGTCATCGAGCTGTGTCGTGGACAGCCGCTTTGTCCTGAAGGTCACTGATTTTGGACTTAACGCAGTCAGGCGTTCAGACTCAGAGAGGAGCCCTGGATTTGACCCCTGGAATG atcTGCTGTGGAGGGCACCAGAGCTGCTGAGAGAGTCCATTTCAGCTAATGGTACTCAAAAAGGGGACATCTACAGTTTTTCCATTATCGCTCAGGAGGTAGTATATCGTAAAGGGCCTTTCTACATCCCCAACTGTCACTTGAGTGCTAGAG AGATTGTGGAGAGGGTCAAGGCGAGAAGCTGGAGCCCACTGAGGCCTCACATTGACCCATCGGAGGGTGTAGAGGAACTGGAGGGAATCATAGTCAGCTGCTGGAGAGAGAAACCTGCAGAGAGACCAGACTTCTCTTTTCTCAGTACTGCCATCAAGAAACTCTGTCCTAATGG GGGGTCTGAGAACATTCTGGATAACCTGCTGTCTCGTATGGAGCAGTATGCATGTAATCTGGAGGAGATAGTTAGTGAACGTACCGCCGAACTCCAAGAAGAGAAAAAACGCGCAGAGGGACTGCTCACGCAGATGTTGCCAAG aTGTGTAGCTGCTCAGCTCATAGCGGGAAAGACAGTAAGAGCAGAGACCTACGACTGCGTCACCATCTATTTCAGTGATATTGAAGGCTTCACAGCCATGTCAGCATCCCTCACGCCAATGCAGGTGATGAAAGACGCAGAAAATCAAACAGCATCTCAGGGAGTTTCTGCCCCG GTAGTGAACGTGCTGAATGACCTGTACACATACTTCGACAATATCATCGACAACCACAATGTTTATAAG GTAGAAACCATCGGCGATGCTTACATGGTAGTGTCGGGCCTGCCTACAAGAAATGGAGACGACCATGCACAAGAAATAGCAAGAATGTCATTAGCTGTTGTGCAGGGCATGAAGAGCTTTTACAGTCCACACGTACCAGAGCAGCAGCTGAGGGTCCGCATTGGCGTTCATTCAG GGCCTTGTGTCGCGGGGGTTGTGGGTCTGAAAATGCCACGCTACTGTTTATTTGGAGACACTGTGAATACTGCCTCCAGGATGGAGACGTATGGATTGC CACTGAAGATCCATGTGAGCAGTTCCACCAAGTCTCTCCTCGACACTTTCAGGACTTTCTGCTGTGAACTGCGAGGTGACATCCACATAAAG gatcgGCCTTTAAAAATTACTAGCGCTAATTGTGACACATCTATTGTGTTACAAAACCGTAGTGTAATAAAATGA